In the Candidatus Ozemobacteraceae bacterium genome, one interval contains:
- a CDS encoding tetratricopeptide repeat protein produces the protein MPVCPTCAQPNEPNRRFCGSCGARLESSVEGTPESASPSAPRGRASGAVTPAELEALTAEVKRSPTSADAYLRLGAALLASGKGERAFSTFRAAKAIAPNDVRIHRLGAEILETLGRHDEALAALDTVVKLSPGGDIEADLQAARILHESGRRQKALDRLQRLRDAAPRKPEILLRLSEIELSLGDAVAAQIDLTAYRKQTGESREMFLLLGQAMMAQSFHDGAIRHYRDALAKFPDDFELRLGLGRAYLGSGERGQAMLEFERALAAAPTRIPVLLEMGRLYGDMGMEEKAEELFERIHRQNVRDGEVFLSLAEYYQKRRRPGRAKSELERARSCSPHHPGIVRMLCEILEAENDTAKALAEYERFLESVPGTAWALEGVIRCARAQGEFARVAKAQKAFIEAGQATPESWCDLGETLIRLGKFREAEKAFETASHLDPTCARAYQAPELIRIEKARADGEQFVQQAREAIKKRFLLTAVERLDRALELVPRETAWMRLLADVCLRIGAFGRASEMLSKVRAADPRDVWVSRQLARVYESEEKQTLAIELLASALKDQPGDVETHIALLRLKRGQVKGDRFERDMLGSLMKHVQAELSGLGKNSPVPALVEGFAQYIFGMGTRSQTEALAKAQELFEEALYRNGDDPWAQRGLTLVFRARGDVKKAAHHLQEVVRQSSDPTQLLALAKLHENFQFYGDARRCYTSLKNLFPDNGLYRRRIVEMMSHESEAGGKNLLMEFLGTVQEQVKASQIDPWPAYDLAVAQTIMARRSTQREEWSRRALLSWNKAASMADAPQWSRWGLMEAQLEFLKGADRLRALNQNLKLCEKIAREHPDLAPAHAAVARCYLGFEDLAQTDRAAKHLETAVFLDPHAVEYQMLLAKMYRELGRAARVDAIRQAVILSEPELALKI, from the coding sequence ATGCCGGTCTGTCCAACCTGCGCCCAGCCGAACGAGCCCAACCGCCGTTTCTGCGGTTCGTGCGGAGCCCGCCTCGAATCGTCCGTCGAAGGAACGCCCGAATCCGCTTCGCCGTCGGCGCCGCGGGGACGCGCGTCCGGCGCCGTCACCCCCGCCGAGCTCGAGGCTCTGACGGCCGAGGTGAAACGGTCGCCGACCTCTGCCGATGCGTATCTGCGACTCGGCGCGGCTCTGCTCGCCTCGGGAAAGGGAGAACGGGCGTTTTCGACGTTTCGGGCGGCCAAGGCCATCGCGCCGAACGACGTCCGCATCCACCGGCTCGGCGCCGAGATCCTCGAGACGCTGGGGCGGCACGACGAGGCGCTGGCCGCGCTCGACACGGTCGTAAAGCTGAGCCCGGGCGGCGATATCGAGGCGGACCTCCAGGCCGCCAGGATCCTCCACGAGTCCGGCCGGCGCCAGAAGGCGCTCGACCGGCTTCAGCGGCTGCGGGACGCGGCGCCGCGCAAGCCGGAGATTCTTCTCAGGCTTTCCGAGATCGAGCTGAGTCTCGGAGATGCGGTCGCGGCGCAGATCGACCTGACCGCGTACCGCAAGCAGACCGGTGAGTCGCGCGAGATGTTCCTCCTGCTCGGCCAGGCGATGATGGCCCAGTCGTTCCACGACGGCGCGATCCGCCATTACCGGGACGCTCTGGCGAAATTTCCGGACGATTTCGAGCTCCGGCTCGGCCTGGGCCGGGCATACCTGGGAAGCGGCGAGCGCGGCCAGGCGATGCTCGAGTTCGAGCGGGCCCTGGCGGCGGCTCCGACGAGAATCCCGGTTCTCCTCGAAATGGGCCGCCTCTACGGCGACATGGGGATGGAGGAGAAAGCCGAAGAGCTGTTCGAACGGATTCACCGGCAGAACGTGCGCGACGGCGAGGTGTTTCTATCGCTGGCGGAATATTATCAGAAGAGACGCCGGCCCGGCCGGGCGAAAAGCGAGCTCGAGCGAGCCCGCAGTTGCAGTCCGCATCATCCCGGGATCGTCCGGATGCTGTGCGAAATTCTCGAGGCCGAAAACGACACGGCGAAAGCCCTCGCCGAATACGAGCGGTTCCTCGAAAGCGTTCCCGGGACCGCCTGGGCCCTGGAAGGCGTGATCCGTTGCGCCCGCGCCCAAGGCGAATTCGCGCGCGTCGCGAAGGCGCAGAAGGCGTTCATCGAGGCCGGCCAGGCCACGCCCGAGTCCTGGTGCGACCTGGGTGAGACCCTGATCCGGCTCGGCAAGTTCAGGGAGGCCGAGAAAGCGTTCGAAACCGCTTCCCATCTCGATCCGACCTGCGCCCGGGCCTACCAGGCGCCCGAACTTATCCGCATCGAGAAAGCCCGGGCCGACGGCGAGCAGTTCGTTCAACAGGCGCGCGAGGCGATTAAAAAACGGTTTCTTCTCACCGCGGTCGAGCGGCTCGACCGGGCTCTCGAACTCGTTCCGCGCGAAACAGCCTGGATGCGGCTTCTTGCCGACGTCTGCCTTCGCATCGGCGCGTTCGGCCGCGCCTCGGAGATGCTCTCGAAGGTGCGCGCCGCCGATCCGCGCGACGTATGGGTGAGCCGCCAGCTCGCGCGGGTGTATGAGAGCGAGGAAAAGCAGACGCTTGCGATCGAGCTCCTGGCTTCGGCGCTGAAAGATCAGCCGGGCGACGTCGAGACGCATATCGCGCTCCTCAGACTCAAGCGCGGCCAGGTCAAAGGAGACCGGTTCGAGCGCGACATGCTCGGTTCGCTGATGAAGCATGTGCAGGCCGAGTTGTCCGGTCTCGGCAAAAACAGCCCGGTGCCGGCGCTGGTCGAGGGATTCGCGCAGTATATCTTCGGCATGGGAACCCGTTCCCAGACCGAGGCGCTGGCGAAGGCCCAGGAATTATTCGAGGAGGCCCTGTACCGCAACGGCGACGATCCGTGGGCTCAGCGAGGCCTGACGCTGGTCTTCCGGGCCCGGGGGGACGTGAAGAAGGCGGCGCACCATTTGCAGGAAGTGGTCAGGCAGAGTTCCGATCCGACCCAACTCCTTGCGCTGGCGAAACTCCACGAGAACTTCCAGTTCTACGGGGACGCGCGGCGCTGTTACACCTCTCTCAAAAACCTGTTTCCCGACAACGGCCTGTACCGGCGCCGGATCGTCGAGATGATGTCGCACGAGAGCGAGGCCGGCGGGAAGAACCTGCTGATGGAATTCCTCGGAACGGTCCAGGAACAGGTGAAGGCGTCCCAGATCGACCCCTGGCCCGCATACGATCTCGCCGTCGCCCAGACGATCATGGCGCGCCGCTCGACGCAGCGCGAGGAATGGTCGCGCCGGGCCCTCCTGAGCTGGAACAAGGCCGCCTCGATGGCCGATGCGCCGCAGTGGTCGCGCTGGGGGCTGATGGAGGCGCAACTCGAGTTCCTCAAGGGCGCCGATCGGCTCCGGGCGCTGAACCAGAACCTGAAACTCTGCGAGAAGATCGCGCGGGAACATCCCGACCTGGCCCCCGCCCATGCGGCGGTCGCCCGATGCTATCTCGGCT